From a single Hippopotamus amphibius kiboko isolate mHipAmp2 chromosome X, mHipAmp2.hap2, whole genome shotgun sequence genomic region:
- the LOC130841361 gene encoding uncharacterized protein CXorf51A-like, with amino-acid sequence MAKISRKLPKPNTDTDQATSSSKQEKTESPSSEPRSRDGAKALKKTMKVKKILQRRLSKRAAEKAVNPVRKPKKARGPTLFGHYRRLNETLNQNQNQNEPEQNQEALQEPAALSDDADSQETSE; translated from the exons ATGGCTAAGATATCCAGGAAACTACCAAAGCCTAACACAGATACAGACCAAGCAACCTCAAGTTCCAAACAAGAGAAGACTGAGTCTCCCTCCTCTGAACCCAGGTCCAGAGATGGTGCCAAG GCACTGAAGAAAACCATGAAggtaaaaaaaatccttcaaaggAGATTGAGTAAAAGAGCCGCTGAAAAAGCTGTCAACCCTGTAAGAAAGCCTAAGAAAGCTAGAGGACCAACACTCTTCGGCCATTACCGCAGGCTGAATGAGACActgaatcaaaatcaaaatcaaaatgagcCAGAGCAGAACCAAGAGGCCTTGCAGGAGCCTGCCGCTCTGAGTGACGACGCTGACAGCCAGGAAACTTCAGAGTGA